In a genomic window of Gouania willdenowi unplaced genomic scaffold, fGouWil2.1 scaffold_50_arrow_ctg1, whole genome shotgun sequence:
- the LOC114460522 gene encoding acidic proline-rich protein PRP25-like: MIQGRPQRGRGPTTHPSLPPEVTQAGPCSPPSEPPGREGRPGPPRQRHPQRRHTPGNQAKAPRPAGGATHRNTSPPNNPGKSGRETRKPPAPRATQTCTEGAGEQHQTAQGLNGILSRLDKSLSKKLLSVPEFTTALEVNFTPLMEINKSLRECGGKQGEQKSSIWS; encoded by the coding sequence atgatccaggggaggccccagcgcgggcgaggccccacaactcacccttccctccccccCGAAGTTACACAAGCCGGCCCCTGCagtcccccaagtgagcccccAGGAAGGGAGGGGCGACCCGGCCCACCGCGCCAGCGGCACCCTCAGCGAAGGCACaccccagggaaccaggccaaggcgcccagaccggccggcggagcaacccaccgcaACACCTcgccacccaacaacccaggaAAGAGTGGCAGGGAAACACGCAAGCCCCCAGccccaagggccacccagacgtgcacggagggggcaggagagcaacaccaaaccGCCCAGGGACTGAACGGGATTTTAAGTCGACTAGACAAATCCCTGTCCAAGAAGCTTTTGTCTGTTCCGGAGTTCACGACGGCCCTGGAAGTGAACTTCACACCATTAATGGAGATTAATAAGAGCTTGCGTGAATGCGGGGGCAAGCAAGGTGAACAGAAGTCCTCAATCTGGTCATGA